In the genome of Sulfuricurvum sp., the window AAAACACGAACCCACTTTGGGGCTAACTATTTATTCATACCCAAAATATACTATTTTCCCAAAAATTCACTAGATAATCGGACATTTAAAATATTCTGAAATTAGAAACATCCAAGAAAATTTTACAGATCGACATATTTTTAAACATTTTACACCGTTTTTCTTAAAATAATTTCCACAAACGCTTTAACGGCAGGTTCATTTTCAAAAGGTACGTGTTGCCAAATGGTCATAATAACTCCTGCGGTGTTGATGTTAGAGTTGAATCCGAAAGGGGATCATTGCCGATTTTGCAAATCCCATCCCCTCGTAAAATCGGTGTGCCGAGAGATTATCCGCATCGGTGAGGAGGGTGACTCGTCGAATCCCTTTTTCTTTGGTGCACGTGAGGACGTATTCGAGCAAGGATGAGCCGATATCCTCTCCTCGGTGTTTCTCATCGATAACCATATCTTCGAGGATGGCGACTCTTCCTCCCAATGCCGTTGAAACAGTGTAGAGCAGATTCACCATCCCCACAATCTCCCCCTCTTTGGATGCAATGTATATCTCACCGATAGTTGAATCGTCGATGATTGTTTTCAACGCCTTCGTTTGATTTGCACTATCGGGGGTGAATTCGGCTTCTTGGGAGAAGAGCTGATCTAACAGGCGACACAAGTCTGGAATATCCTCTAGTGTTGCCGTTCGGTACGTGATAGGGGGCTCTTTAGAGACTGACTCATAGGCAATGAGGATTTTTTTGCGCTCAATCCCCCACCGATATCCGCTCATAGCACCGCTTTTGGCGATGACACGGTGACAGGGGATGAGATAGCCGATATGATTTTCACCGATTGCACTGGCTACTGCACGCACCGCTTTGGGATTATCGATAGTATTGGCGATATCTTGATAGGTTGTTAGCGCACCATCTGGGAGATTGATGAGGGCTTTCCACACATTGATTTGGAGGTTTGTCCCTTTGACCATCAGGTTGTATTTTTTGTTTTTGATAAAAATATTTTCCAAATAGGTTTGCGCTTTTTCATCATCGTGTTGTAAATTTGCATTTTCCCACAGTTCACTAAATCGTGTAAAAATAGCCTCTTTGTTTTTATCGATAAACCCTAAATAACAGACCCCTTTATCAGTGTAGGCGATCAATGCTTCGCCAAATGGGGTGAGCCCGAAACCGTAGGTGATGGTGACGTCTTTTCCTTTTTCTCTCCACTCTTTTGGGGTGACCCCGATGAGATTGACAAACAGCTCATGAAGTCTGCTGGAACTGGATAACCCGATATCCAGTGTACTGTCTAGCAGAGATTTTGACTCTTTGATATGCTCTTTGGCGTAATTTAGCGTCACGGAGTGGAGAAACTGTTTGGGGGTCACTCCAACATACTCTTTAAACACCCGCATAAAATGGTATTTGCTCATACCGATATTTTTAGCGATTTCATCGATGGAGGGCTGATCTTTGAAATGGGTGTCGATATAAGTGATGGCTTTGGCAATGAGATGATAATTTTGGTTTAATATTTCGAGCTCTTGCATAAATCGCCTTTAATAAGTTGCATAATTATAAACTCTAAAACCCTTCAAAAGAGTTTTGAGTTCCGCTTTAATCTCCATTTGAAGAGGGATGTTTTGTATGTCATCTAAAACATCGCAGATTCTATGCGCGATAAGGGTAAACTCTTTTTCTTTCATTCCCAGTGTCGTTAATGCAGCACTTCCTATGCGTATACCTGAGGTAGACGAAGCAGGGCGGGGATCGGAGGGGATTGAATTTTTATTGACGGTGATACCGGCATTTTCCAACGCCACACTCGCCTCTTCACCTGAGAAATCTCTCTCCATCAACGATACGAGAACCATATGGTTATCGGTTCCTCCGCTGATGAGCTGATACCCTCTTTGGTTCATAATCTCTCCTAAAAGTTTTGCGTTGCTTTTAACCGCTTTGGCATACTCTTTCCATGAGGGGTGCAAAACCTCTCCAAACGCCACCGCTTTTGCGGCGATGACATGCACCAGAGGACCACCTTGTATTCCGGGGAAAATAGCGCTGTCGATTTTTTTGGCTATCTCTTCGTTATTGGTCATAATCACCCCGCCGCGAGGACCTCTGAGTGTTTTATGGGTTGTAGAGGTGACGACATCGGCGTAGGGAAACGGGCTCATATGCTCATCCGCCGCGACCAATCCCGCAATATGGGCGATATCGGCAAAGAGTATCGCACCAACACGCTCCGCTATGGTTCGGAACTTTTTAAAATCGATTTCCCGCGTATAGGCACTTGCACCGCATACGATGATTTTAGGTTTTACAATTTCCGCGATCTGAGCTATCTTTTCATAATCCATTCTTCCATCTGCTTCCACTCCATACGTAAAAGAGTGGTAGTTTTTTCCTGAAAAACTGGGTTTTGCACCGTGTGTCAAATGTCCGCCGTGACGCAAATCCATCCCTAATATCTTATCGCCTGCTTGCAATAACGCGGCATAAACTGCTCCGTTGGCTTGACTACCTGAATGGGGCTGTACGTTTGAGTATGTGCAGCCGAAAATTTTACAGAGTCGATCTTTCGCCAGTTGCTCTACCTGATCGGCAAATTGACATCCGCCGTAGTATCGTTTGTTCGGATATCCCTCCGCGTATTTGTTGGTAAAAATACTCCCCATCGCCTCCATAACGGCAGGAGAGGTAAAGTTCTCACTGGCGATCATTTCCAAATGGGTTGATTGTCGCTCAAACTCATTTTGTATAATGGCGAACACTTCCGTATCTGCAACCGATAAATCCTCTTCGTGTATAAAACTCATGGTCTCCCCTTGTTGGATGGTTCGTAAAAGTTTAGCGGTTACGAATATCGGTTGCAATCCAAAAATTGCTCATTTACGATGGTATGTGAGCAAGATTTGGATTGTTTTTGATGAGCTAAAATTCATAAGAAATAGGGAGATGGAGTTTAAAACAAGCAATAGCTACATAATGAATTGTTATAGGTATCACCTATAGTTTTTATGACGCTAAATGGCTTCTCTTTAGATTGATTTCCAGATTAAACCCTACGGCTTTTGCGTACTCTATCAATGTGGATAAGTTTGGTAAACTTTTAGTATTTGGACTCTCTAATCTCGAAATATTGCTTTTTTTCGTGTGTAGCAGGGTAGCAACATCTTCTTGGGAGAGTTTTGCATCGAGGCGTGCTTTTATCATCTGTTTTTTGAGTGCAAAGATCGGTTCTAATGCTTCGTATTCTTCTCGTACCTCTTCATTTTTCAGAGCTTTTTCTTTAAATGCTTCAAAAGAAGGTCTATTTGTCATGGTTAATCTCCTTTTTTCGCTTTAATGCGATTTTGATCTCTTTTTGGGGTGTTTTTTGAGTTTTTTTAACAAATGAGTGGAGAATAATGATTTTCTTGCCACTTGCATAGCAAAAAAAGCTCCTTCCTATTCCCTCAGCACCTTTTGCTCTAACTTCGAAAAGTCCATCACCGAATGCATCAGTGTACGGTTTTCCGAGATTGGGACCATGTTCTTGAATCATCTCAAAGATGTGGAGCATTTTTGCCAAAATTTTGGCAGGAAAAGATAAAGTATCTGCTTCTACAGCCTCGTTAAAAAACTCAATTTCCCATTTCATGTAGCTATTATATCAAAAATGATAACTTTTTAGAAGGGAAAGGGGGCGGCTATAAAAAGTGAAGATTAAATACATGTCCCCTATTGTACTATTGTATTGGGCGTAGATAAAGCTTAACCAAGCGCGTGACCCAACTTTGGATAGGCATCACGATTGAAGGAGGGATCCTTCTCCCAACCTTGCTCTTTACATAAATCCTCTCGGAAGAGAACACTTTCCCAATGTTGCAGTAAATCAACGGTTTGTGTAAACGCCGATGGGAATTCATCGAAGCTCACACCAACTCGGTCACACGATTTCTTCTTATTGAAGCGCAACTGCTTTGATTGAGCAAAGCGAAATAAGTCTCCTGTAGGATCAACTGCGTGCAGAGATTCGACTAGGTAATTTGCCGAGCCAAGCCGTGCGTCCGTCAGTATTGGATAATCATGTTGAGATAGCCATTCACGGGATGTCAACCAAAGGGCGCTGAGGTCGTGTTTTCCTAGCAAACGCTTATCTGCCACGGGATCTTTGTCTGTGACCCGCTCAAAGAGAGCCTTTAAGCAAAGTTCTACGGTTTGCCTAGCGAGGTATAAGACTGGACACATCCAGTTACCTAGTTGCTGTGGGTCAAGTCGTGGAAGTAACTCAACCGTAAGAATTTTAAAGTCAATGGCTGCTTCTGCGTAGCCGATTGACCCATTGTGATTTTCGACGTAGTAAACCAGAGGTCGTTTTGGCGGTTGAGGGTTGAGCGCATCTTGCCAAATTTCACGGTGATGTTCATCTACCTCCCCGGACTGGGTAGGCTCAGTATATTTTGACTTGTGACTGTGGGGAGGTAACATGTGAAAAGCCTTACTATTTATTCATACCAAAAATATACTATTTTACAAGAAATTTCACTGATAGGTAGACATTCAAAATGCCCTACTATTAGAAACATCCAAGCAAAATCTTAAATATCAACATATTTTTAAACATTTTACATCGTTTTTCTTAAAATAATTTCCGTATCCTGTATCTTCAACATATGAATATAGAGTGGCAAAATTTACCAAAAGAGCGGTACGATACTCTTATTAAAAACATAGATGAGACTATTGCTAGGAGAGAATTTCATGGATATATTAAAAATCCCCTTTGTCGAAAAAGTGGGGATAGAACAGGATGAAAAAGGTTTAAAACTCATCTTTCGCTCAGATAACCTAAATCATATCGCTACCGTACACGCAAGCGCACAATTCACTCTAGCAGAAACAGCAAGCGGTGAGGCGTTGCAGAGACTTTTCCCCGATTTGGTCGGTAAGGTTATCCCTTCACTCTAGCAGAAACAGCAAGCGGTGAGGCGTTGCAGAGACTTTTCCCCGATTTGGTCGGTAAGGTTATCCCTGTGTTGCGCGATTCACAAATCAAATTTAAAAAACCGACCACCGATACTATCCATGCGATAGCTACCATAAGCGATGAAGAGACAGAGACATTTAAAACGGGATTGGATAAAAAAGGGCGTGCGATGATTGGTGTCGATGTTGAGCTAAGAGATGAGAGTGAAGTTGTGGTGTGTATCGGGAGATTTACGTGGTTTGTGCAAGTTTTAAATGTTTAAACTATATTAATTAATAAAATAATAGTAAATAACTTGTAATTTATCCTAAAAAGATATATAATTAATAAAATATAGGTAATTGGCAGGGAGAATTAAGAAATGAAATCTTTGTTCAAAATCGATGACTTGCTCAAACAAAGTAATAAGGCGGTGCGTAATGAGCGTATTGCTTTGGGGCTGACCCAAAAAGAGTTTGCCAATTTCGTCGGTTTGAAATACGCGACTTATCGCTATTTCGAACAAGAGGGGAAAATCTCTTTAGAAAATTTTCTTTCTATTTTAAATGCCATCAATAAAAGTATAGAGTACAAAAAGTTTTTAGATGGTTTTGAATATGAGAGTGCGAGAGAACGGGCAAAATCTGATATAAATACCCCGCAAGACAATATGACAAAGCCTATCGTACCGCCGTCACAAAAGCAGATTACCCTCGATAAACAGATATTCGGTAACGAGCTGTTTTACAGTGCCGAAAATGGGCATGTGTATGAAGTCTCGACATTTATCACGATTATGTTAGGACACTACAGTGATGAGAGATTGGTATTGCTTTTGCGTTATTTCGGTGTTGAGAGATTAAAGTCTTATATTCTGAAAGAGAAAAATATCGATTTATTGCAAAAGTTCAATAAACATATATCGTATCTAAAGAAACGAGTCTGAGATGTTGGAAAAAACGAAGCAGTGGTATCGTAGTCAAATCGAAAATTTGGTCTACGAAGTGTATCTCGAAAAGTTGTATGCTGGTGCTTTAAGATGATTATCCAAAACAGCATTATCAATGACATCGACGAGATTTTTAGACTCTATGCCATCGCTACCGATTTCCAAAAGTCCAAGTTTTTCGTCCATTGGCCGGAGTTTAAACGGGAGTTGATAGAGACGGAGATAAGGGAAAACCGTCAATGGAAGATGATGATTGACGGACGAATAGCGTGCATCTGGGCGACGACGTTTAACGATCCGCAGATATGGGGAGAACGTGACCGCGATCCCTCGCTCTATATCCACCGCATCGCGACCAATCCCGATTTTAGAGGCAATAATTTTGTCGCTCAGATCGTAGCGTGGGCGGAACAATATACGCGAGAAAATGACAAAGGCTACATTCGGATGGATACCATCGGCGAAAATATAGGACTGATAGAGCATTATAAAAAATCTGGGTTTGAGTATCTAGGGTATCACAAACTGGATTCTATCGAAGGATTACCTGAGCATTACGCACTGGCGGATGCGTGTTTATTTGAGAGAAAGATAAAAAAAGAAAAACAATGTTAAATAATATCTTGAATTTCATGCAAATTACAGAAAATATAGCCTCATCTGGACAACCTAATGAGTCTGAATTTACTATCATTGCTGATGTGGGATATGACGTTATTATTAACCTAGCTATGCCAAATTCAGAAAACGCAATACCCTTTGAAGGTCATTTAGTCACTACGAATAACATGATTTATATTCATATTCCTGTTCCATTTGATGCGCCAAAACTTTTTCATCTGCAATCATTTATCAACATCATGGAGAGTTTTTCCGATAAGAAAGTCTGGGTACATTGCGTGAAAAACTATAGGGCATCAGCTTTTTTATATCATTACTTACGTAAATCCCATGGTTTTAATATAACAGAGGCACAAAAAGCAATACTTCAATCATGGGAACCGAATGAAATATGGCAACAGTTTATGAATATTGATTTTAAACTAGTTTAAATTGTTTTATAGAGAAGGAAGGATTACCATATGAATAACGAAGAACAAACTATTAAAGATAATATCAAAAATACCTTTAACAACGTAGCCAAAAGCTATGATAGAAATCAGCAATTTATACTATCAGCCAAAAAAATGGTCGATATGATCCATTCTGAAAACGATAATTTGAATATTTTAGATTTATCGACGGGGACAGGTCATATCGCGATAGAACTTGCCAAAAAGTTTCCTAATGCAAATATTTACGCTGTCGATATTTCCGAAGAGATGCTCAATATAGCCCGATTAAAGACAAAAGAACACGGTATAAACAACATCACTTACTTGGTTCAAGATGTGGAAAATTTGGATTTTGAAGATATAAAGTTTGATTTCATTACGTGCGGATACGGGCTGTTCTTCTACCCAAATATGGAAAGAGTTG includes:
- a CDS encoding helix-turn-helix transcriptional regulator, with protein sequence MKSLFKIDDLLKQSNKAVRNERIALGLTQKEFANFVGLKYATYRYFEQEGKISLENFLSILNAINKSIEYKKFLDGFEYESARERAKSDINTPQDNMTKPIVPPSQKQITLDKQIFGNELFYSAENGHVYEVSTFITIMLGHYSDERLVLLLRYFGVERLKSYILKEKNIDLLQKFNKHISYLKKRV
- a CDS encoding type II toxin-antitoxin system RelE/ParE family toxin, whose amino-acid sequence is MKWEIEFFNEAVEADTLSFPAKILAKMLHIFEMIQEHGPNLGKPYTDAFGDGLFEVRAKGAEGIGRSFFCYASGKKIIILHSFVKKTQKTPQKEIKIALKRKKEINHDK
- a CDS encoding serine hydroxymethyltransferase, producing the protein MSFIHEEDLSVADTEVFAIIQNEFERQSTHLEMIASENFTSPAVMEAMGSIFTNKYAEGYPNKRYYGGCQFADQVEQLAKDRLCKIFGCTYSNVQPHSGSQANGAVYAALLQAGDKILGMDLRHGGHLTHGAKPSFSGKNYHSFTYGVEADGRMDYEKIAQIAEIVKPKIIVCGASAYTREIDFKKFRTIAERVGAILFADIAHIAGLVAADEHMSPFPYADVVTSTTHKTLRGPRGGVIMTNNEEIAKKIDSAIFPGIQGGPLVHVIAAKAVAFGEVLHPSWKEYAKAVKSNAKLLGEIMNQRGYQLISGGTDNHMVLVSLMERDFSGEEASVALENAGITVNKNSIPSDPRPASSTSGIRIGSAALTTLGMKEKEFTLIAHRICDVLDDIQNIPLQMEIKAELKTLLKGFRVYNYATY
- a CDS encoding GNAT family N-acetyltransferase; translated protein: MQELEILNQNYHLIAKAITYIDTHFKDQPSIDEIAKNIGMSKYHFMRVFKEYVGVTPKQFLHSVTLNYAKEHIKESKSLLDSTLDIGLSSSSRLHELFVNLIGVTPKEWREKGKDVTITYGFGLTPFGEALIAYTDKGVCYLGFIDKNKEAIFTRFSELWENANLQHDDEKAQTYLENIFIKNKKYNLMVKGTNLQINVWKALINLPDGALTTYQDIANTIDNPKAVRAVASAIGENHIGYLIPCHRVIAKSGAMSGYRWGIERKKILIAYESVSKEPPITYRTATLEDIPDLCRLLDQLFSQEAEFTPDSANQTKALKTIIDDSTIGEIYIASKEGEIVGMVNLLYTVSTALGGRVAILEDMVIDEKHRGEDIGSSLLEYVLTCTKEKGIRRVTLLTDADNLSAHRFYEGMGFAKSAMIPFRIQL
- a CDS encoding helix-turn-helix transcriptional regulator codes for the protein MTNRPSFEAFKEKALKNEEVREEYEALEPIFALKKQMIKARLDAKLSQEDVATLLHTKKSNISRLESPNTKSLPNLSTLIEYAKAVGFNLEINLKRSHLAS
- a CDS encoding DUF4442 domain-containing protein, with translation MDILKIPFVEKVGIEQDEKGLKLIFRSDNLNHIATVHASAQFTLAETASGEALQRLFPDLVGKVIPSL
- a CDS encoding protein tyrosine phosphatase family protein produces the protein MQITENIASSGQPNESEFTIIADVGYDVIINLAMPNSENAIPFEGHLVTTNNMIYIHIPVPFDAPKLFHLQSFINIMESFSDKKVWVHCVKNYRASAFLYHYLRKSHGFNITEAQKAILQSWEPNEIWQQFMNIDFKLV
- a CDS encoding N-acetyltransferase; the protein is MIIQNSIINDIDEIFRLYAIATDFQKSKFFVHWPEFKRELIETEIRENRQWKMMIDGRIACIWATTFNDPQIWGERDRDPSLYIHRIATNPDFRGNNFVAQIVAWAEQYTRENDKGYIRMDTIGENIGLIEHYKKSGFEYLGYHKLDSIEGLPEHYALADACLFERKIKKEKQC
- a CDS encoding YiiD C-terminal domain-containing protein, coding for MQRLFPDLVGKVIPVLRDSQIKFKKPTTDTIHAIATISDEETETFKTGLDKKGRAMIGVDVELRDESEVVVCIGRFTWFVQVLNV